In Hyphomicrobiales bacterium, one genomic interval encodes:
- a CDS encoding DUF374 domain-containing protein, giving the protein MGRFARAGGGRKGAARSPRDRPPACESGIGSNRSTCCSLAGASPRHRDHAFQRAIGLSEISAIETYINGAVSGGAPTRRPGGPITLEPGQMPQVEPHAAASSERVEASSFRRRLYGSIGMLLAQYARLVHASTRLVAEPAEFERSYTTHFPFVAAMWHGQNLMLPYVNQRGMPVDIIVARHADAEISGAALERFGFRLLRGAGARAGKRDKGGTEALRAAVRSIRAGRTVGLSAEVPPGPARRATLGTVMLAKLSGAPIRPIAAATTHYVAFNTWSRMTINLPFGRLALVMGEPIRVAREADDAELERKRSELQQALDRVTMRAYELAGARIEGSLPAHLAPVPSPGLLLSSYRRAAGLLAPLAPWLLKGRLARGKEDSARIGERYGIASRDRPDGELVWVHAASVGEMNAVLPVMAELGARRRDLRFLLTTGTVTSAAIAAERLRAGDIHQYVPLDAPVYCRRFLEHWRPSLAILTESDVWPNMVLEVARRGIPIAVVNGRISAKSFASWVRRSRSSRAIFGHIQLAVTQNDRMAMRYLRLGARDAVAVGNVKVDAPAPPVDRRALEELRGAIGDRPVLVAASTHPGEETLVASAHKLAAERLPGLLTIIVPRHPERGGAVVREIADLGLKVARRSHGELPTGQEDIYVADTLGELGTFYALAPVAFLGGSLVEHGGQNPIEAIRHGAGVLVGPHRMNFRDIYKSLLTGGGAHEVTTPEALAREAAGLLGDKAALEALGARGQLALAELEGALERTVTLLGERFSLFAGEEEGARAS; this is encoded by the coding sequence ATGGGTCGATTCGCCCGTGCCGGCGGTGGCCGCAAGGGCGCGGCGCGATCTCCCCGGGATCGTCCACCGGCATGCGAATCTGGAATTGGTTCCAATAGATCAACGTGTTGCTCGCTTGCCGGGGCATCACCACGCCATCGCGATCACGCCTTCCAGCGTGCGATTGGCTTATCGGAGATATCCGCTATAGAAACGTACATCAATGGGGCGGTCAGTGGCGGCGCGCCAACGCGGCGCCCGGGGGGCCCGATCACATTGGAACCGGGGCAGATGCCGCAAGTCGAGCCGCATGCCGCCGCCTCGTCCGAACGCGTAGAGGCCAGTTCGTTCAGGCGGCGGCTCTATGGCTCGATCGGGATGCTGCTGGCGCAATATGCGCGGCTCGTCCACGCCAGCACCCGCCTCGTCGCCGAGCCGGCGGAATTCGAACGGTCGTACACCACCCATTTCCCCTTCGTCGCCGCCATGTGGCATGGCCAGAACCTCATGCTGCCCTACGTCAACCAGCGGGGCATGCCGGTCGACATCATCGTGGCGCGGCATGCCGATGCCGAGATCAGCGGGGCAGCGCTCGAGAGGTTCGGCTTTCGCTTGCTGCGTGGGGCGGGCGCGCGCGCTGGAAAGCGCGACAAGGGGGGGACGGAGGCGCTGCGTGCGGCGGTCCGTTCGATCCGTGCGGGGCGCACGGTCGGCTTGTCCGCAGAGGTGCCACCCGGGCCGGCGCGTCGGGCAACGCTCGGCACGGTGATGCTCGCCAAGCTTTCGGGGGCGCCGATCCGCCCGATCGCGGCGGCGACGACGCACTACGTTGCCTTCAACACCTGGAGCCGCATGACGATCAACTTGCCGTTCGGCCGGCTGGCACTCGTGATGGGCGAGCCGATCCGCGTTGCCCGGGAGGCCGACGATGCGGAACTCGAGCGCAAGCGGTCCGAACTGCAGCAGGCGTTGGATCGCGTGACCATGCGCGCCTACGAGCTGGCCGGGGCACGAATCGAGGGTTCGTTGCCGGCCCATCTCGCGCCGGTGCCGTCGCCGGGGCTTCTGCTCAGTTCCTACCGGCGGGCGGCGGGGCTCCTTGCACCGCTCGCACCATGGCTGCTCAAAGGGCGCCTCGCACGCGGCAAGGAGGACAGCGCGCGGATCGGCGAGCGATACGGTATCGCCTCGCGCGACCGGCCCGACGGGGAACTCGTCTGGGTGCATGCCGCGAGCGTCGGGGAGATGAATGCCGTGCTGCCGGTGATGGCCGAGCTCGGGGCGCGGCGGCGGGATCTGCGTTTCCTGCTGACGACGGGGACCGTGACGTCGGCGGCGATCGCGGCGGAGCGGTTGCGGGCGGGTGACATCCACCAATATGTACCGCTCGATGCGCCGGTCTATTGTAGACGGTTCCTCGAGCATTGGCGTCCCTCACTCGCCATTCTCACCGAATCGGACGTCTGGCCGAACATGGTGCTCGAAGTCGCCCGTCGCGGCATCCCGATCGCCGTGGTCAATGGGCGTATCTCGGCCAAGTCTTTTGCATCGTGGGTGCGCCGCAGCCGCAGCTCGCGGGCGATTTTCGGTCATATCCAGCTCGCGGTCACTCAGAACGATCGGATGGCGATGCGCTACCTGCGGCTCGGCGCACGCGATGCGGTGGCGGTCGGCAACGTCAAGGTCGATGCGCCGGCGCCCCCGGTCGATCGACGTGCGCTCGAGGAACTCCGGGGGGCGATCGGCGATCGGCCGGTGCTGGTCGCGGCCTCCACCCACCCGGGCGAGGAGACGCTCGTTGCGAGCGCGCACAAGCTGGCGGCAGAGCGGCTGCCCGGGCTGCTCACCATCATCGTGCCGCGCCATCCCGAGCGGGGTGGAGCGGTCGTGCGGGAGATCGCGGACCTCGGGTTGAAGGTCGCGCGGCGCTCGCATGGTGAGCTCCCCACGGGGCAAGAGGATATTTATGTGGCGGATACGCTGGGCGAACTCGGCACATTCTACGCGCTCGCGCCGGTCGCATTTCTCGGCGGCTCGCTCGTCGAGCATGGGGGGCAAAACCCGATCGAGGCGATCCGCCACGGCGCCGGAGTGCTGGTCGGTCCTCACCGGATGAATTTCCGCGACATCTACAAGTCCCTTCTCACGGGCGGTGGCGCGCACGAGGTTACAACACCGGAGGCACTGGCGCGGGAGGCGGCCGGTCTGCTCGGCGACAAGGCCGCGCTCGAAGCGCTCGGCGCGCGCGGGCAACTGGCGCTCGCCGAGCTCGAAGGGGCGCTCGAGAGAACCGTGACACTGCTCGGCGAGCGTTTTTCGCTCTTTGCCGGCGAGGAGGAGGGTGCGCGTGCGTCTTAA